The following coding sequences are from one Streptomyces angustmyceticus window:
- a CDS encoding glycosyltransferase — protein sequence MKRPPPPPSALAVVIPAHNEAHELPAALAALRMALRHPEAAAVPVVTVVAADACTDTTAAIAAHWGAAIVELPAHNVGAARAAGVACALRLLGSRAERAWIATTDADSLVPPRWLAHQLRCARQGWHCVVGTVRIRPHAALAPRTAARHRAHYFAGRPAPPHPWGHPHVHGANLGVAAAPYRATGGFAALAHGEDRALVAALEQRAYRILRTDACPVHTSARPDSRAPHGFGAFLRRIALDDTPQGDMPLRAADPEAEQPSTARDERGRPAASPSGGAAVERACQKATAPAQRPSP from the coding sequence GTGAAACGGCCACCACCCCCTCCCTCGGCGCTCGCCGTGGTCATCCCCGCGCACAACGAAGCGCACGAACTCCCGGCCGCACTGGCCGCCCTCCGCATGGCTCTCCGCCACCCGGAGGCAGCCGCAGTGCCCGTGGTGACGGTGGTCGCCGCAGACGCCTGCACGGACACCACGGCCGCGATCGCCGCGCACTGGGGCGCGGCGATCGTCGAACTGCCGGCGCACAACGTCGGGGCCGCCCGAGCAGCTGGCGTGGCGTGCGCCCTCCGCCTGCTCGGCTCCCGAGCGGAGCGGGCATGGATCGCGACGACGGACGCCGACTCCCTCGTACCGCCACGATGGCTGGCCCACCAGCTGCGGTGCGCGCGCCAGGGCTGGCACTGCGTCGTCGGCACCGTGCGCATCCGCCCGCACGCCGCACTCGCCCCTCGGACGGCGGCCCGGCACCGTGCCCACTACTTCGCCGGCCGTCCCGCACCACCCCACCCCTGGGGGCACCCGCACGTCCACGGCGCCAACCTCGGCGTAGCAGCCGCGCCCTACCGCGCGACGGGCGGATTCGCCGCTCTCGCCCACGGAGAGGACCGCGCGCTCGTAGCCGCTCTCGAACAGCGCGCCTACCGCATCCTGCGCACCGACGCCTGCCCGGTGCACACCTCAGCCCGACCCGACTCCCGGGCCCCGCACGGCTTCGGCGCCTTCCTGCGGCGCATAGCGCTCGACGACACACCACAGGGAGACATGCCTCTACGCGCAGCAGACCCGGAGGCGGAGCAGCCATCGACCGCACGGGACGAACGGGGCCGACCCGCCGCGTCTCCGAGCGGAGGAGCAGCTGTTGAGCGCGCGTGCCAGAAGGCAACAGCGCCAGCGCAGCGACCATCTCCTTGA
- a CDS encoding YihY/virulence factor BrkB family protein produces the protein MATPSSDGPDREHHEVDDADHGGSAHRRPSGDGGGARRSRADEDGDGGEAGRPSRKGAADGGLSAGVVKRTLREFKEDNLTDWAAALTYYGVLAIFPALLALVSILGLLGPSAIDSMIKNLSSIAPGSVRSLLTTILEQLKGGQGKALLALIIGIALALWSASGYVAAFMRASNVVYDIGEGRPVWKTLWVRLGITIAVVILLALTAVGVVFTGTVAKKMGSILGLGDTAVTVWNVAKWPVMLILVALSVMVLYWAAPNVKRRIRRVLPGGVLAVAIWLIVSALFALYVANFSSYNKTYGTFATPIVALIWLWLTNIAILLGLEFNAELERGRATERGHPPGDEPYAEPRDTRKL, from the coding sequence GTGGCTACGCCCTCCTCGGATGGTCCGGACCGAGAACACCACGAGGTCGACGACGCTGACCACGGTGGTAGCGCTCACAGACGCCCGAGCGGCGACGGTGGCGGCGCGCGTCGCTCCCGCGCAGACGAGGATGGCGACGGCGGCGAGGCCGGTCGTCCGTCCCGGAAGGGTGCCGCCGACGGTGGTTTGTCCGCGGGCGTCGTGAAGCGCACGTTGCGCGAGTTCAAGGAGGACAATCTCACGGACTGGGCGGCTGCCCTGACCTACTACGGAGTGCTGGCGATCTTCCCTGCCCTGCTGGCTCTGGTGTCCATTCTGGGTCTGCTGGGTCCTTCCGCCATCGACTCAATGATCAAGAATCTCTCCAGCATCGCGCCCGGGTCCGTGCGCAGCCTCCTCACCACCATCCTGGAGCAGCTGAAGGGCGGCCAGGGCAAGGCCCTGCTCGCGTTGATCATCGGTATTGCCCTGGCTCTGTGGTCGGCCTCCGGCTACGTCGCCGCCTTCATGCGGGCGTCCAATGTCGTCTACGACATCGGTGAGGGCCGGCCGGTGTGGAAGACGCTGTGGGTCCGTCTCGGCATCACCATCGCCGTGGTGATCCTTCTGGCCCTCACCGCGGTCGGGGTCGTGTTCACCGGCACCGTGGCCAAGAAGATGGGGTCGATCCTGGGCCTGGGTGACACGGCAGTGACCGTGTGGAATGTCGCCAAGTGGCCCGTCATGCTCATCCTGGTCGCTCTGAGTGTCATGGTGCTGTACTGGGCAGCCCCAAACGTCAAACGCCGAATCCGGCGCGTGCTGCCCGGCGGCGTCCTGGCCGTGGCCATCTGGCTCATCGTCTCTGCACTGTTCGCCCTCTACGTCGCCAATTTCAGCAGCTACAACAAGACCTACGGAACCTTCGCCACCCCTATCGTCGCGCTGATCTGGCTGTGGCTCACCAACATCGCGATCCTGCTCGGGCTGGAGTTCAATGCCGAACTTGAACGCGGACGCGCCACCGAACGCGGCCATCCCCCGGGTGACGAGCCCTACGCCGAGCCCCGCGACACTCGCAAGCTCTGA
- a CDS encoding SAM-dependent methyltransferase, which produces MSTPPGYFEAMYGASTDPWDLAGRWYEHRKYALTLASLPRQHYRAGFEPGCSVGVLTRQLAARCDHLLATDRVASAVATADARNRDLPHVDVRRLTVPDQWPEGTFDLVVLSELLYYFDDTTLQNTLDQTVACLEPGGTLITVHWNHPVPEHVRTGPEVATAVAATPQLSLLTEVRDADFTLQTLLRRRGNHSAPRSPAQHEDLV; this is translated from the coding sequence TTGAGCACCCCACCCGGCTACTTCGAGGCCATGTACGGCGCCTCTACGGACCCCTGGGACCTGGCCGGCCGCTGGTACGAGCACCGCAAGTACGCCCTGACCCTCGCCTCGCTGCCCCGGCAGCACTACCGGGCCGGCTTCGAGCCGGGCTGCTCCGTCGGCGTCCTGACCCGCCAACTCGCCGCCCGCTGCGACCATCTGCTCGCGACCGACCGCGTCGCCTCCGCCGTCGCCACCGCCGACGCGCGCAACCGCGACCTCCCGCACGTCGACGTGCGCCGGCTCACCGTCCCCGACCAGTGGCCAGAAGGCACCTTCGACCTCGTCGTCCTCTCCGAACTCCTCTACTACTTCGACGACACGACACTGCAAAACACCCTCGACCAGACCGTGGCCTGCCTGGAACCCGGAGGCACGCTGATCACCGTGCACTGGAACCACCCCGTACCCGAGCACGTGCGCACCGGCCCCGAAGTCGCCACCGCGGTCGCCGCCACCCCGCAGCTGTCCCTGCTCACCGAGGTCCGCGACGCAGATTTCACCCTCCAGACCCTGCTGCGCCGCCGCGGCAACCACAGTGCCCCGCGCTCGCCCGCCCAGCACGAGGACCTGGTGTGA
- a CDS encoding PIG-L deacetylase family protein, producing MSADLRQAAADAIDAPGTSEGLWAAWDALHRLPTAALPGGPVVAVAAHPDDEVLGFGGTLARLATAGTEVHVMTITDGEMSHPHSTLVTPQQLARTRSSELRSALAVLGLPDVRPVRLGVPDTQVDRHEAAVAGRLAALLRETGAAWCAAPWSGDLHSDHEAAGRAARRVCRQAGVRLWMYPVWMWHWARPGDPRVPWGDAALLRLPADVAALKAAAIGQFVSQLHPLGEGAQNAAILPPEEVAHHTRRFEVMFR from the coding sequence GTGAGCGCAGACCTCCGGCAGGCCGCTGCCGACGCCATCGACGCCCCGGGCACCTCAGAGGGACTGTGGGCGGCGTGGGACGCCCTGCACCGTCTGCCCACCGCGGCCCTGCCCGGCGGTCCGGTCGTCGCCGTGGCCGCCCACCCCGACGACGAGGTGCTGGGCTTCGGCGGCACCCTCGCCCGCCTCGCCACCGCCGGCACCGAGGTCCACGTCATGACCATCACCGATGGCGAGATGTCGCATCCCCATAGCACCCTTGTCACGCCACAGCAGCTGGCCCGCACACGCAGCTCCGAACTCCGTTCCGCTCTCGCTGTGTTGGGTCTACCGGACGTACGGCCGGTGCGTCTCGGCGTGCCCGACACCCAGGTCGACCGCCACGAAGCCGCGGTGGCCGGACGGCTCGCCGCTCTGCTGCGCGAGACCGGCGCCGCCTGGTGTGCCGCCCCGTGGTCCGGGGATCTGCACAGTGACCACGAGGCGGCCGGACGGGCCGCCCGCCGCGTGTGCCGGCAGGCGGGGGTGCGGCTGTGGATGTATCCGGTGTGGATGTGGCACTGGGCCCGCCCGGGCGATCCACGCGTCCCCTGGGGCGACGCCGCGCTGCTGCGGCTGCCGGCCGATGTCGCGGCGCTGAAGGCCGCGGCGATCGGGCAGTTCGTCAGCCAGCTCCACCCCCTGGGCGAGGGCGCGCAGAACGCGGCGATCCTCCCGCCGGAGGAGGTCGCACACCACACCCGGCGCTTCGAGGTGATGTTCCGTTGA
- a CDS encoding zinc-dependent alcohol dehydrogenase — protein sequence MRALTWHGKRDVRVETVPDPKIQDPTDIIVRVTSTGICGSDLHLYEIFGPYLDPGDILGHEPMGIVEETGPEVTEVSVGDRVVVPFNVSCGTCWMCQRGLQSQCETTQVTDRGMGASLFGFTKLYGQVPGGQAEFLRVPFGNTLPIKVPQGPPDQRFVYLSDVLPTAWQAVAYAAIPPGGSVTVLGLGPIGDMAARIALHQGASKVIGVDLVPERLARARERGVHTLDLNEHGKGLAEEIHRLTDGRGTDSVIEAVGMEAHGAPLTRAAQNMASVLPDALGERLMARAGVDSMTAFNTAVDAVRRGGTISLIGVYGGAVDPVPMLTLFDKQIQLRMGQANVKHWVDDILPLLNDEDVLGVDHFATHTLPLEDGPQAYKTFQAKDDGMIKTVLTP from the coding sequence ATGAGAGCTCTGACCTGGCACGGAAAGCGCGACGTGCGTGTGGAGACCGTCCCCGACCCGAAAATCCAGGATCCGACCGACATCATCGTGCGTGTCACCTCCACCGGCATCTGCGGGTCGGATCTGCACCTCTACGAGATCTTCGGGCCCTACCTCGACCCCGGAGACATCCTCGGCCATGAGCCCATGGGCATCGTCGAGGAGACCGGCCCCGAGGTCACCGAGGTCTCGGTCGGCGACCGCGTGGTCGTCCCGTTCAACGTCTCCTGCGGCACGTGCTGGATGTGCCAGCGCGGCCTTCAATCACAGTGCGAGACCACCCAGGTCACCGACCGGGGCATGGGCGCCTCCCTCTTCGGATTCACCAAACTCTACGGCCAAGTCCCCGGAGGACAGGCAGAGTTCCTCCGAGTGCCGTTCGGCAACACGCTCCCCATCAAGGTCCCCCAGGGGCCGCCGGACCAGCGGTTCGTCTACCTCTCCGACGTCCTGCCCACGGCCTGGCAAGCCGTCGCCTACGCCGCCATCCCGCCGGGCGGAAGCGTCACCGTCCTCGGACTCGGACCCATCGGCGACATGGCCGCCCGCATCGCCCTCCACCAGGGTGCGAGCAAGGTCATCGGCGTCGACCTGGTCCCCGAACGCCTCGCACGGGCCCGGGAACGCGGCGTCCATACCCTCGACCTGAACGAGCACGGCAAGGGCCTTGCGGAGGAGATCCATCGGCTCACCGATGGGCGCGGCACGGACTCCGTCATCGAGGCGGTCGGCATGGAGGCCCACGGCGCCCCGCTCACGCGCGCCGCGCAGAACATGGCATCAGTGCTGCCCGACGCCCTCGGCGAACGACTCATGGCACGCGCCGGCGTGGACAGCATGACCGCCTTCAACACGGCCGTCGATGCCGTACGCCGAGGCGGCACCATCTCCCTCATCGGCGTCTACGGCGGCGCCGTCGACCCCGTACCCATGCTGACCCTGTTCGACAAGCAGATCCAGCTCAGGATGGGCCAGGCCAACGTCAAACACTGGGTCGACGACATCCTGCCCCTGCTCAACGACGAGGACGTCCTGGGCGTCGACCACTTCGCCACCCACACCCTCCCCCTGGAAGACGGCCCCCAGGCGTACAAGACCTTCCAGGCCAAGGACGACGGGATGATCAAGACAGTCCTCACCCCGTGA
- a CDS encoding ParB/RepB/Spo0J family partition protein, whose product MIKLAVRAANAKTVMTPGDHAMTGGACSADAWRKGDAMNRDAGSDVLKVADEVDQEVVSLAIDSLRLDSSPRVVGVNSDHVQLLADTGSVPPPIIVHRLTMRVIDGVHRVRAAQLLGLQEIAARFYDGEESDAFVLAVTLNAAHGLPLSLADRTAAAARIVSTHPHWSDRRIATVTGLSGATVGAVRGRASDQNAQSNARVGRDGRARPVSTVEGRMRASKLLTNRPELSLREIAKLAGVAPSTVRDVRQRLAQGENPVPLRQRAAVAAEGRKGSGEQRPSGALASTVSRRDSAMDRASALQRLRNDPSLRFNEAGRALLRWLDQHPMEQTGLGRIVDYVPAHWAGSVAELIRGNAEAWTEFALELEQRAAAMDKETRTG is encoded by the coding sequence ATGATCAAACTGGCCGTAAGGGCCGCGAATGCGAAAACAGTTATGACGCCAGGCGATCACGCGATGACAGGGGGGGCCTGCTCTGCGGACGCCTGGCGCAAGGGGGATGCCATGAATCGTGATGCCGGCTCCGACGTGCTCAAAGTGGCCGATGAGGTAGACCAAGAGGTCGTATCCCTGGCCATCGACTCACTGAGGTTGGACAGTTCACCTCGAGTGGTCGGTGTGAACTCCGACCATGTACAGCTGCTGGCGGACACGGGTAGCGTCCCTCCGCCAATCATCGTGCACCGCCTGACGATGCGGGTAATCGACGGTGTGCACCGCGTGCGGGCGGCGCAACTCCTCGGGCTGCAGGAGATTGCAGCGCGGTTCTACGATGGCGAGGAGAGTGACGCGTTCGTCCTGGCCGTCACCCTGAATGCCGCGCACGGCCTGCCGCTTTCGCTCGCCGATCGCACCGCCGCCGCGGCCCGCATCGTCAGCACACATCCGCACTGGTCGGACCGTCGGATCGCCACCGTTACTGGCCTGTCCGGCGCGACGGTGGGGGCGGTCCGAGGCCGGGCGAGTGATCAAAATGCGCAGTCGAACGCTCGCGTAGGAAGGGACGGCCGAGCCCGTCCGGTGAGCACCGTCGAAGGCCGTATGCGTGCCAGCAAACTGCTCACCAACCGCCCGGAACTCTCACTTAGGGAGATCGCCAAGCTTGCTGGAGTGGCGCCTTCGACGGTCCGTGATGTGAGGCAACGGCTGGCGCAAGGCGAGAATCCTGTACCGCTGAGGCAGCGCGCGGCTGTGGCAGCGGAGGGGCGAAAGGGTTCCGGTGAACAGCGGCCGTCCGGCGCCCTCGCCTCGACAGTAAGTCGACGAGATTCCGCGATGGACCGCGCGAGTGCGCTGCAGCGGTTGCGCAATGACCCGTCTCTCCGGTTCAACGAGGCGGGGCGCGCCCTGCTTCGCTGGCTAGATCAGCATCCAATGGAACAGACCGGACTGGGGCGCATCGTCGATTATGTGCCGGCCCACTGGGCGGGTTCGGTGGCGGAACTCATCCGTGGGAATGCCGAGGCGTGGACGGAGTTTGCGCTGGAGCTGGAGCAGCGCGCCGCTGCCATGGACAAAGAAACCAGGACGGGCTGA
- a CDS encoding sigma-70 family RNA polymerase sigma factor: MVTAVPPTTRPPSRPDHHTKGVRQSGTSSPALALAEDIQALKPHLAELGDRDRTLLELRFGAEMPQSEIGEELGLSQMHVSRLITRICTHLREEMLATD; encoded by the coding sequence TTGGTTACCGCAGTCCCGCCGACTACGAGACCGCCCTCGCGGCCTGACCACCACACCAAGGGTGTCCGTCAAAGCGGAACAAGCTCACCTGCCCTCGCACTGGCAGAAGACATCCAGGCTCTCAAGCCACACCTGGCCGAGCTCGGCGACCGCGACCGCACTCTCCTCGAACTCCGCTTCGGCGCCGAGATGCCCCAGAGCGAAATCGGCGAGGAACTCGGCCTCTCCCAGATGCACGTCTCCCGCCTCATCACCCGCATCTGCACACACCTGCGGGAAGAGATGCTGGCCACCGACTGA
- a CDS encoding acyl-CoA dehydrogenase family protein, translating to MGIPVPPAGTGAASAARPGAPDPFQAVAEQFAGLVEGHVLDLPLPGSGRTAERFGALRALGRQDLSVARLAEGHVDAVAILDELDGCAANPGERWGVWAAHAPGPELHADSDGTGWRLRGVKQYCSGARICTHALVTAETGQGRRLFAVRLADRGVTPVPDSWQALGMVGSDTLDVTFHDVPAEPVGQMEGYVQRAGFQHGGVGVAACWLGGAQAVADTLLDAAGRHPLNGHAAAHLGQADSLLHAAETVLDRAAQEIDEDFLDRSSTGRVRSLRVRAFVEKVCTEVLQHVGRATGAGPLCRDAAHARAVADLTVYLRQHHAERSDAELGTLLARGEGAA from the coding sequence GTGGGGATTCCCGTGCCGCCCGCGGGGACCGGGGCGGCCTCCGCAGCCCGGCCGGGCGCCCCGGACCCTTTTCAGGCGGTCGCCGAGCAGTTCGCCGGACTGGTCGAAGGGCACGTCCTGGACCTTCCCCTGCCCGGCTCCGGGCGGACCGCCGAACGGTTCGGGGCCCTGCGGGCCCTGGGACGGCAGGACCTGTCCGTAGCCCGGCTGGCCGAAGGACATGTCGATGCGGTGGCGATCCTCGACGAACTGGACGGCTGCGCGGCGAACCCGGGAGAGCGGTGGGGCGTGTGGGCGGCCCATGCGCCCGGCCCGGAACTCCACGCCGACAGCGACGGCACCGGCTGGCGCCTGCGGGGCGTCAAGCAGTACTGCTCCGGAGCACGGATCTGCACCCACGCGCTGGTGACGGCCGAGACCGGCCAGGGACGGCGCCTGTTCGCCGTGCGCCTCGCCGACCGGGGCGTGACGCCGGTGCCGGACAGCTGGCAGGCGCTGGGCATGGTGGGCAGCGACACCCTCGACGTCACCTTCCACGACGTTCCCGCGGAGCCGGTCGGGCAGATGGAGGGCTATGTGCAACGGGCGGGCTTCCAGCACGGCGGTGTCGGGGTCGCGGCCTGCTGGCTGGGAGGCGCTCAAGCAGTCGCCGACACTCTGCTGGACGCGGCGGGGCGCCACCCGCTGAACGGGCACGCCGCCGCCCACCTGGGACAGGCGGACTCCCTATTGCACGCCGCCGAGACGGTCCTCGACCGCGCGGCGCAAGAGATCGACGAGGACTTCCTGGACCGCAGCAGCACAGGCCGGGTGCGCAGCCTGCGGGTGCGGGCCTTCGTGGAGAAGGTCTGCACCGAGGTGCTGCAGCACGTCGGACGGGCCACCGGCGCCGGTCCGCTGTGCCGGGACGCCGCGCACGCCCGAGCGGTGGCGGACCTCACCGTCTACCTCCGCCAGCACCACGCCGAGCGCAGCGACGCGGAACTGGGCACCCTGCTGGCGCGCGGCGAGGGGGCCGCGTGA
- a CDS encoding transposase has translation MESMGKKKPRPRRSFTPEFKAEIVELCRRGDRSVGQVAKDFDLTETAVRLWVSQAEVDAGEKDGLTSSEREELAALRRENRRLREDVDILKRATAFFAKETR, from the coding sequence ATGGAGAGCATGGGGAAGAAGAAGCCACGCCCTCGCCGCTCGTTCACGCCGGAGTTCAAGGCCGAGATCGTCGAGCTGTGCCGACGCGGTGACCGCTCGGTCGGCCAGGTGGCCAAGGACTTCGACCTGACAGAGACCGCGGTGCGGCTGTGGGTCAGCCAGGCTGAGGTCGACGCCGGTGAGAAGGATGGGCTGACCAGCAGCGAACGCGAGGAACTGGCCGCCTTGCGGCGGGAGAATCGCCGACTGCGCGAGGACGTCGACATCCTCAAGCGAGCCACGGCTTTCTTCGCGAAGGAGACCCGGTGA
- a CDS encoding IS3 family transposase produces MTVHPFIEAEKRAGHSVKRACELLKVSRTAFYARRSGKPGPRTVQDAELTRRIAAVHEHSRGTYGAPRVHAVLKQEGAGCGRRRVARLMRAAGLEGRHRRRRHTTTIPDPRSALRPDLVVRDFAPDAAGLDTRWCGDITYVPTDEGWLYLATVIDIASRRVVGWATADHLRTDLVADALRSACQQRRPAHPVIFHSDRGCQYTSQQFAALAYELDVRLSVGRTGQCWDNALAESFFATIKRELLGTAAWPSRASAHTAIFDFIEGWYNLHRLHSSLGYRSPADYETALAA; encoded by the coding sequence GTGACGGTGCACCCGTTCATCGAGGCGGAGAAACGCGCTGGTCACAGCGTCAAGCGCGCATGTGAACTGCTCAAGGTCTCCCGAACCGCCTTCTACGCCCGCCGTAGCGGCAAGCCCGGTCCCCGCACCGTCCAGGACGCCGAGCTGACCCGGCGGATCGCCGCAGTCCACGAGCATTCACGCGGTACCTATGGGGCCCCGCGCGTTCATGCGGTACTCAAGCAGGAAGGCGCCGGCTGCGGCCGCCGCCGGGTTGCCCGGCTGATGCGGGCGGCCGGTTTGGAGGGCCGGCACCGCAGGCGACGGCACACCACCACGATTCCTGATCCTCGATCCGCCCTCCGGCCCGACCTCGTGGTCCGCGACTTCGCCCCCGACGCCGCGGGACTCGATACCCGCTGGTGCGGCGACATCACCTACGTCCCGACCGACGAGGGCTGGCTCTATCTGGCCACGGTCATCGACATCGCCTCGCGGCGGGTGGTGGGCTGGGCCACCGCCGACCACCTGCGGACCGATCTGGTCGCCGATGCTCTGCGATCTGCCTGCCAGCAGCGTCGCCCTGCCCATCCGGTGATCTTCCACTCGGATCGCGGCTGCCAATACACCAGTCAGCAATTCGCCGCCCTGGCATATGAGTTGGACGTCCGTCTCTCTGTCGGACGCACCGGACAATGCTGGGACAACGCCCTTGCCGAGTCCTTCTTCGCCACCATCAAACGTGAGTTGCTCGGCACCGCCGCCTGGCCCAGTCGGGCCTCTGCCCACACCGCGATCTTCGACTTCATCGAGGGCTGGTACAACTTGCACCGACTGCACAGCAGCCTTGGTTACCGCAGTCCCGCCGACTACGAGACCGCCCTCGCGGCCTGA
- a CDS encoding polyprenyl synthetase family protein, translating into MGAQQPSQHLPTSPRGQQPDPPGPARARGPRSCRAVAWRGAASVDRDVAVAVGSVLADVLRERASSACGLDGVFGRDVAERVARFTLDGGKRTRSQFLWWALRACRGGHDHEQVRRALRLAAALELLQTCALVHDDLLDASRLRRGRPTLQVDIAAQYAAAPRPGAGEALGVAGALLGGDLALAWADDTVAHLELPAQTGRRIREIWTAMRTEMAAGQYLDLHAQATGSTSLSDAIRIAYLKSALYSVERPLALGAALAGADETSARALRAAGRSAGIAFQLRDDLHGAFGDPGQTGKPSGDDLRQGKLTPLVAMARARALANGDAASLAVLDDCVGCPGLTPEDLTAVRHVLVVTGARTAVETRIVRLVRHSTRHLNSADLEPSARWRLHALVCAVAGAPATAAGSSTSRAAKEAGAPPPSGSTADADHW; encoded by the coding sequence ATGGGGGCACAGCAACCCTCCCAGCATCTCCCAACTTCCCCCAGGGGCCAGCAGCCGGACCCTCCGGGTCCTGCTCGTGCCCGCGGGCCCAGAAGCTGTCGAGCGGTGGCGTGGCGAGGAGCAGCATCCGTCGACCGGGACGTGGCGGTTGCCGTCGGCTCCGTGCTCGCTGATGTCCTGCGCGAGAGAGCGAGCTCGGCCTGTGGCCTGGACGGCGTCTTCGGGCGTGATGTCGCCGAGCGCGTCGCCCGGTTCACGCTCGACGGCGGCAAGCGGACGCGGTCACAGTTCCTGTGGTGGGCCTTGCGTGCCTGCCGGGGAGGCCACGACCACGAGCAGGTCCGCCGCGCGCTGCGTCTCGCTGCCGCACTCGAACTCCTCCAGACCTGCGCGCTCGTGCATGACGACTTGTTGGATGCTTCCCGGCTTCGCCGTGGCAGACCTACCCTGCAGGTCGACATCGCCGCCCAGTACGCCGCGGCCCCTCGGCCGGGAGCGGGCGAGGCGCTGGGCGTCGCTGGAGCCCTGCTCGGCGGCGACCTCGCGCTGGCCTGGGCGGACGACACCGTCGCCCACCTCGAACTGCCGGCACAGACCGGCCGCCGCATCCGGGAGATTTGGACCGCCATGCGGACCGAGATGGCCGCAGGCCAATACCTCGACCTGCACGCTCAGGCCACCGGATCGACCTCGCTGTCCGACGCGATCCGCATCGCCTACCTCAAGAGCGCCTTGTATTCGGTGGAGCGGCCCCTGGCGCTCGGCGCAGCCCTGGCCGGCGCCGACGAAACCTCCGCCCGGGCGCTGCGGGCGGCCGGCCGCAGCGCCGGAATCGCCTTCCAACTCCGCGACGACCTCCACGGCGCCTTCGGTGACCCCGGGCAGACCGGAAAGCCCTCGGGCGACGACCTCCGGCAGGGCAAGCTCACCCCTCTCGTCGCCATGGCCCGCGCGCGAGCGCTGGCCAACGGCGACGCAGCCTCCCTGGCTGTCCTGGACGATTGTGTCGGCTGCCCCGGCCTGACCCCCGAGGACCTCACCGCGGTACGGCACGTGCTCGTCGTCACCGGTGCCCGAACGGCAGTCGAGACAAGGATCGTCCGGCTCGTCAGGCACAGCACGCGCCACCTGAACTCCGCCGATCTGGAACCCAGCGCCCGCTGGCGGCTCCACGCCCTGGTGTGCGCGGTGGCCGGTGCACCCGCCACCGCCGCGGGCTCCTCCACCTCGCGGGCGGCGAAAGAGGCGGGCGCGCCACCACCGTCGGGCAGCACCGCCGACGCCGACCACTGGTGA
- a CDS encoding SRPBCC family protein: MATKEGDSTPDKASGLDMLKEQLSGFAEAQGQRLVDKAGEKISDLAQGLGDVGDGNSTLLNVGKRVLGGGESPVKAFLSEKAGDLKDKAVDTVKGFFGGGGKAGDKKVTNIVEVIDIGMPLRTVYDRWTQLEEFSGFTKGVKSVTQSDEIESDWKLKVAFSNRSWKATVQEQIPDERIVWNSEGGKGTTRGAISFHELTPELTRIVAVVEYYPAGFFEKTGNIWRAQGRRLRLDLKHFQRYVTLTDNEDLEGWRGEIRDGEVVRTHEEGLEDDEDRDAEGEEDQEVEDEEDSEDLEDEPEEDEPPEEDEPEEDDEDAEYEEEEE; this comes from the coding sequence ATGGCCACGAAGGAGGGCGACTCCACTCCGGACAAGGCTTCCGGCCTTGACATGCTCAAGGAGCAGCTGTCCGGATTCGCCGAAGCGCAGGGCCAGAGGCTGGTGGACAAGGCCGGAGAAAAGATCAGTGACCTTGCACAGGGGCTGGGAGACGTGGGGGACGGCAACAGCACCCTGCTCAATGTCGGGAAGCGGGTGCTCGGCGGCGGCGAGTCACCTGTAAAGGCTTTCCTCAGCGAGAAGGCCGGTGACCTCAAGGACAAGGCAGTCGACACCGTGAAAGGGTTCTTCGGCGGTGGCGGCAAGGCCGGGGACAAGAAGGTCACCAACATCGTCGAGGTGATCGACATCGGTATGCCCCTGCGTACCGTGTATGACCGATGGACCCAGCTTGAGGAGTTCAGCGGCTTCACCAAGGGCGTCAAGAGTGTCACGCAGTCGGACGAGATCGAGAGCGACTGGAAGCTGAAGGTGGCGTTCTCCAACCGCAGTTGGAAAGCGACCGTACAAGAGCAGATTCCCGATGAGCGCATCGTGTGGAACTCGGAAGGGGGCAAGGGCACCACGCGCGGTGCCATCAGCTTCCATGAACTGACCCCGGAACTCACCCGCATTGTCGCTGTGGTCGAGTACTACCCCGCCGGCTTCTTCGAAAAGACCGGCAACATCTGGCGCGCTCAGGGACGGCGCCTGCGTCTGGACCTCAAGCACTTCCAGCGGTATGTCACGCTCACCGACAACGAGGACCTCGAAGGCTGGCGCGGTGAGATCCGCGATGGCGAAGTCGTCCGAACCCACGAAGAGGGACTCGAAGACGACGAAGATCGAGACGCCGAAGGCGAAGAGGACCAAGAGGTCGAGGATGAGGAAGACTCCGAAGACCTGGAGGACGAGCCCGAAGAGGACGAGCCCCCCGAAGAAGACGAGCCCGAAGAGGACGACGAAGACGCTGAATACGAAGAGGAAGAAGAATAA
- a CDS encoding LPFR motif small protein: MLTAIADVLRSIGGAIATVVTLPFRAVARLFGGAADSAHGRH; the protein is encoded by the coding sequence ATGCTCACGGCCATCGCAGACGTACTCAGGTCTATCGGCGGGGCCATCGCCACCGTCGTCACCCTCCCATTTCGTGCCGTCGCCCGGCTGTTCGGCGGAGCTGCCGACAGCGCCCACGGACGCCACTGA